The following proteins are encoded in a genomic region of Mycobacteriales bacterium:
- a CDS encoding L-fucose/L-arabinose isomerase family protein — protein MDAAQEIEATPIAVDLWPDVRRPTRVGLVSGGLGAYWPQFPDLLPTLKASAATVAERLQASGCDVVDVGFISDAQEGSRAADELRLADCDLIVGFLTTYMTASMLLPVAQRTDAPVLLINLQPTVAMEHATFDTGQWLAYCGACPLPEMANTFERAGIPFRSVSGHLADERAWARIDRWVQAAGVRGELRKTRHGLLGHLYPGMLDVSTDLTMISAQLGGHIEVLEFDDLRVRTEQVTDDQAEDRIKVARGIFDLDESVEEDDLRWGARVSVGLDRLVEDFSLDSLAYYHRGLDGEIHERLGAGMILGASLLTARGVPAAGEYELRTSLAMLIMDRLGGGGSFTELQALNFLDDVVEMGHDGPAHLAISARRPLLRGLGVYHGKRGWGVSVEFDVRHGPVTAFGIGQTRDGRLRFIASEGEVVPGPVLQIGNTTSRVDFGRDPALWTDDWSASGVGHHWALGTGHRIADLRAVAQLLELEFVEI, from the coding sequence ATGGATGCTGCACAGGAGATCGAGGCCACCCCGATCGCGGTGGACCTCTGGCCCGACGTCCGGCGCCCGACCCGGGTCGGGCTGGTGTCCGGCGGACTCGGCGCCTACTGGCCCCAGTTCCCCGATCTGCTGCCGACCCTGAAGGCGTCGGCGGCCACCGTGGCCGAGCGACTGCAGGCGTCGGGCTGCGACGTCGTCGACGTCGGGTTCATCTCCGACGCCCAGGAGGGCTCCCGCGCCGCCGACGAACTGCGGCTGGCCGATTGTGACCTGATCGTCGGATTCCTCACGACCTACATGACGGCCTCGATGCTGCTGCCGGTCGCCCAGCGCACCGACGCGCCGGTCCTCCTCATCAACCTGCAGCCGACCGTGGCGATGGAGCACGCCACCTTCGACACCGGCCAGTGGCTGGCCTACTGCGGCGCCTGCCCGCTGCCCGAGATGGCCAACACCTTCGAGCGCGCCGGCATCCCCTTCCGCTCGGTCTCCGGCCACCTCGCCGACGAACGGGCGTGGGCGCGCATCGACCGGTGGGTGCAGGCGGCCGGCGTACGCGGCGAGCTCCGCAAGACCCGGCACGGGCTGCTCGGGCACCTCTACCCGGGGATGCTCGACGTCTCGACCGACCTCACCATGATCTCGGCGCAGCTCGGCGGTCACATCGAGGTCCTGGAGTTCGACGACCTGCGGGTGCGCACCGAGCAGGTCACCGACGACCAGGCCGAGGACCGGATCAAGGTCGCCCGGGGCATCTTCGACCTCGACGAGTCCGTCGAGGAGGACGACCTGCGATGGGGCGCCCGGGTGTCGGTAGGCCTCGACCGGCTCGTCGAGGACTTCTCGCTGGACAGCCTCGCCTATTACCACCGTGGCCTCGACGGGGAGATCCACGAGCGGCTCGGCGCCGGGATGATCCTCGGCGCCTCGCTGCTGACCGCGCGCGGCGTGCCGGCGGCAGGGGAGTACGAGCTGCGCACGTCGTTGGCGATGCTGATCATGGACCGGCTCGGCGGCGGCGGGTCGTTCACCGAGTTGCAGGCCCTGAACTTCCTCGACGACGTCGTGGAGATGGGTCACGACGGACCCGCACACCTGGCGATCAGCGCGCGCCGGCCGCTGCTCCGCGGCCTCGGGGTCTACCACGGCAAGCGCGGGTGGGGCGTGTCGGTCGAGTTCGACGTCCGGCACGGACCGGTCACCGCATTCGGGATCGGGCAGACCCGCGACGGCCGGCTGCGGTTCATCGCCTCCGAGGGCGAGGTCGTGCCCGGTCCCGTCCTGCAGATCGGCAACACCACCTCGCGGGTCGACTTCGGCCGCGACCCGGCGCTATGGACCGACGACTGGAGCGCGTCGGGTGTGGGCCACCACTGGGCGCTCGGGACCGGCCACCGGATCGCCGACCTGCGGGCGGTGGCGCAGCTCCTCGAGCTGGAGTTCGTCGAGATCTGA
- a CDS encoding phosphotransferase, with amino-acid sequence MLTEPADVDREALTQLLTGHWSVQVASLDYLAVGFGSHHWVATDDRAGRWFVTVDDLRNARWTATPYDQVRRAFETARALHGDAGLEFVLAPTPDDTGAVVRHLGAHHSVAVFPFLDATNAEFGEFPSVADRRAVLGLVGRLHAATDRIPADLPRREDFDLPGRRHLLAAMAQTDEPWHAGPFGEPTRELLRSSAAEVHKLLRRYDDLAAAVVGSAGSWVITHGEPHAANVLTDRRGARLLIDWDTVAVGPRERDLWMLTDDTAADWDAADRAAYAATAGDVPLSTTALALYRTRWALEEICEYVSWFRAEHVRSRDTETGWSGLSDYLPVPDPLLA; translated from the coding sequence GTGCTGACCGAGCCCGCAGACGTCGACCGCGAAGCCCTCACCCAACTGCTCACGGGGCACTGGTCGGTGCAGGTCGCCTCGCTGGATTACCTCGCTGTGGGATTCGGCAGCCACCACTGGGTCGCGACGGATGACCGCGCGGGCCGATGGTTCGTCACGGTCGACGATCTCCGCAACGCCCGGTGGACCGCGACGCCGTACGACCAGGTGCGCCGGGCATTCGAGACGGCGCGGGCGCTGCACGGCGACGCCGGGCTGGAGTTCGTCCTGGCCCCGACGCCCGACGACACGGGCGCCGTGGTGCGTCACCTCGGGGCGCACCACTCGGTGGCGGTCTTCCCCTTCCTCGACGCCACCAACGCTGAGTTCGGCGAGTTCCCATCCGTCGCCGATCGGCGCGCTGTGCTCGGGCTGGTCGGGCGCCTGCATGCAGCGACCGACCGGATCCCCGCGGACCTCCCGCGCCGCGAGGACTTCGACCTGCCCGGACGTCGGCACCTGCTTGCGGCGATGGCCCAGACCGACGAACCCTGGCACGCCGGACCCTTCGGCGAGCCGACCCGGGAACTGCTGCGCTCCAGCGCCGCCGAGGTGCACAAGTTGTTGCGCCGCTACGACGACCTGGCCGCCGCCGTGGTCGGCTCGGCGGGGTCGTGGGTGATCACCCATGGTGAGCCGCATGCGGCGAACGTCCTCACCGACCGGCGTGGCGCTCGACTGCTGATCGACTGGGACACGGTCGCCGTCGGCCCGCGAGAGCGCGATCTGTGGATGCTGACCGACGACACCGCCGCCGATTGGGACGCCGCCGACCGGGCCGCTTACGCCGCCACCGCCGGCGACGTACCGCTGTCGACGACGGCGCTCGCCCTCTACCGGACCCGGTGGGCGCTCGAGGAGATCTGCGAATACGTGAGCTGGTTCCGCGCCGAGCATGTCCGCAGCAGGGACACCGAGACCGGCTGGTCGGGCCTCTCGGATTACCTGCCGGTCCCCGACCCGCTCCTGGCCTAG
- a CDS encoding potassium channel family protein, which yields MGTGADAEKRVAARLPKTSSTARNSTSRALSRSLLALVLSIVIYSTAPLPDDVPGPIGLTIFSVVGVWFLFVLVRQIRIFVQTHGQRQVRFEALATSLYLVVITFALIYDVLAKTPGAFAGLSNRVDGLYMTVATLTTVGFGDVHATGQGARIIVTVQMAFDLFYIATFAGLMSGIIAARRSVNLQQGQTPPNGDGPEPPTGS from the coding sequence ATGGGCACCGGGGCGGATGCGGAGAAGCGGGTCGCCGCCCGGCTTCCGAAGACGTCCTCAACCGCGCGGAACAGCACCTCGCGGGCGCTCAGCCGTAGCTTGCTGGCACTGGTCCTGTCGATCGTCATCTACTCCACGGCGCCACTGCCGGACGACGTACCGGGGCCGATCGGGCTGACGATCTTCTCGGTCGTCGGGGTGTGGTTCCTGTTCGTGCTCGTGCGCCAGATCCGGATCTTCGTCCAGACCCACGGCCAGCGCCAGGTGCGTTTCGAGGCGCTCGCCACGTCGCTGTACCTCGTCGTCATCACGTTCGCCCTCATCTACGACGTGTTGGCGAAGACCCCCGGCGCATTCGCCGGTCTGAGCAACCGCGTCGACGGCCTCTACATGACCGTCGCGACGCTGACGACGGTCGGCTTCGGCGACGTGCATGCGACCGGCCAGGGCGCCCGGATCATCGTCACGGTGCAGATGGCGTTCGACCTCTTCTACATCGCGACGTTCGCGGGACTGATGAGCGGGATCATCGCCGCGCGCAGATCGGTGAACCTCCAGCAGGGGCAGACGCCGCCGAACGGCGACGGCCCGGAGCCACCGACGGGCAGCTAG
- a CDS encoding LuxR C-terminal-related transcriptional regulator, which translates to MPYLAKSDHRVGHDDVAQAVAGGDRLSTAEGHVAAAKLIPPQVSAPFVARPRLVTLLDHATRGPVTVLSAGPGSGKTQLLASWRTEGRAPGSVAWLSLDPADNDPARFWGSVLAALSASGAVGAGDPLDALRVPSAVDARFLDRIIGGLADLPGPVVLVLDDFHEITDTAVLDAVADLLRHLPAQLRLVFATRADPPLPMYRLRLAGELTEIRAADLAFGPHEATQLFAGHGLPLDRAQVVTLLTRTEGWAAGLRLAAMSLVDCDDIDRGVATYAGDDRSVAEYLIAEVLCRLDPQVQRFLLRTCVSDRLCGDLADAMTGRRGGGQLLERLVQDNAFVSGLGDRPAWYRYHPMFAEVLRHRLSVESPAEVPELHAAAAQWFADHGEPIEAVRHAMAGADWRLAGTIIGRVGVPLMLSANRQTLSRLLDQLPARPTGAADEAAAVVAGAAHRPAETDQLAIQIGLAGRLIDDLPPAERRKLAAARRLLALGVARLSGDIDAMSEAADDVLRLVGADLVPDPRMTEQYRSIALTNKGAAQAWTGQTMDAVRTLHSALIAAELAGLELVELNSLSYLALVHAIDGRLRSADALVRQAIRFADDRGWRSEMQIGAAYLAAVIVHLERWEIDEARGLLESELTPIEPSIEPALAHAAGLVRARVLAVTGDFDGARAEVARVRRRYGGSAAPGVLRRWGRVVEVEIDLAAGDPAAALSRLERLSEPAPAIHRDRVLKARAHLALGSPHEADDVLRPVRNGSSVDHVVLIHSWLTEALIADRLREDSRALDCLSRALALAEDEQIRLPFHLLGSRLRAMLSRHVQVGGGHHEFVSTMLGVRATVGSGVARRPPRWPDPLTDRELTMLRFLPTMRSNSEIAQELCVSPNTVKAHLKTLFRKLAVSTRRDAVRRARELGLLPEVSATGSDGRLPVHPLLAGTPAVGRVVGRPDPTADLDEFQAEGLHTRQ; encoded by the coding sequence GTGCCATACCTCGCAAAGTCGGACCACCGGGTGGGGCACGACGACGTCGCCCAGGCGGTCGCCGGCGGCGACCGGCTCAGCACGGCCGAGGGCCACGTGGCGGCGGCGAAGCTCATTCCCCCTCAGGTTTCCGCCCCGTTCGTCGCCCGCCCTCGTCTGGTGACGCTGCTCGATCACGCGACCCGCGGACCGGTGACTGTCCTCAGCGCCGGGCCTGGATCGGGCAAGACCCAACTGCTCGCCTCGTGGCGGACGGAGGGTCGTGCACCGGGCTCCGTGGCCTGGCTGTCCCTCGATCCGGCCGACAACGACCCGGCGCGTTTCTGGGGGTCCGTGCTTGCCGCCCTGTCGGCGAGCGGGGCGGTCGGTGCCGGTGACCCGCTCGACGCCCTACGCGTTCCGAGCGCGGTCGATGCGCGATTCCTGGACCGGATCATCGGTGGACTCGCGGATCTGCCCGGCCCGGTCGTGCTCGTCCTGGACGACTTCCACGAGATCACCGACACGGCGGTGCTCGACGCCGTCGCCGACCTGTTGCGCCATCTACCGGCCCAGCTTCGGCTGGTGTTCGCCACCCGGGCTGACCCACCGCTCCCGATGTATCGGCTGCGGCTGGCCGGTGAGCTCACCGAGATCCGCGCGGCCGACCTGGCCTTCGGCCCGCACGAAGCGACCCAGTTGTTCGCCGGGCACGGGCTCCCGCTCGATCGCGCGCAGGTCGTCACCCTGCTGACCCGTACCGAGGGCTGGGCCGCCGGATTGCGGTTGGCCGCCATGTCGCTGGTCGACTGCGACGACATCGACAGGGGCGTCGCGACGTACGCCGGGGACGACCGGAGTGTCGCCGAATACCTGATCGCCGAGGTGCTCTGCCGACTTGACCCGCAGGTCCAGCGCTTCCTGCTGCGGACCTGCGTCTCCGACCGGCTGTGCGGTGATCTGGCCGATGCGATGACCGGGCGGCGCGGCGGTGGGCAGCTGCTCGAGCGGCTGGTGCAGGACAATGCCTTCGTGTCGGGGCTGGGTGATCGGCCGGCCTGGTACCGCTACCACCCGATGTTCGCGGAGGTGCTGCGCCACCGGCTGTCCGTGGAATCACCCGCCGAGGTGCCGGAATTGCACGCCGCCGCAGCGCAGTGGTTCGCCGATCATGGGGAGCCGATCGAGGCGGTTCGCCATGCCATGGCCGGTGCGGATTGGCGGCTGGCCGGAACGATCATCGGGCGGGTCGGAGTGCCGCTGATGCTGTCCGCCAACCGGCAGACCCTGTCGCGCCTGCTGGACCAGCTGCCCGCCCGTCCGACCGGCGCCGCGGATGAGGCAGCTGCTGTCGTAGCGGGCGCAGCTCACCGGCCGGCCGAGACCGACCAGCTTGCGATTCAGATCGGTCTTGCCGGGCGGCTCATCGACGATCTGCCGCCCGCAGAACGCCGAAAACTCGCCGCAGCGCGCCGACTGCTCGCCCTCGGTGTCGCCCGGCTCAGCGGTGACATCGACGCGATGAGCGAGGCTGCCGACGACGTGCTCCGCCTGGTCGGGGCCGACCTGGTACCGGATCCGCGCATGACCGAGCAGTACCGCTCGATCGCCCTGACCAACAAGGGTGCGGCGCAGGCCTGGACCGGCCAGACCATGGATGCCGTGCGCACGCTGCACTCCGCGCTCATCGCCGCGGAGCTCGCCGGACTGGAGCTGGTCGAGCTCAACTCCTTGAGCTACCTGGCCCTGGTCCACGCGATCGACGGCCGGCTGCGCTCGGCCGATGCGCTGGTGCGGCAGGCGATCCGGTTCGCCGACGACCGTGGCTGGCGGTCGGAGATGCAGATCGGCGCCGCGTATCTGGCGGCCGTCATCGTGCATCTCGAGCGGTGGGAGATCGACGAGGCGCGCGGGCTGCTCGAGAGCGAGCTGACGCCGATCGAGCCGTCCATCGAACCGGCACTTGCGCACGCCGCCGGGCTGGTCCGGGCCCGGGTGCTCGCAGTGACCGGGGACTTCGACGGTGCCCGGGCGGAGGTGGCCCGGGTACGCCGGCGGTACGGCGGATCGGCGGCACCCGGCGTCCTGCGCCGCTGGGGCCGGGTGGTCGAGGTCGAGATCGACCTTGCCGCGGGAGACCCGGCGGCCGCGCTCAGTCGGCTGGAGCGGCTTTCGGAGCCGGCGCCGGCTATTCACCGCGATCGGGTGCTGAAAGCCCGTGCCCACCTTGCCCTCGGGTCACCGCACGAGGCCGACGATGTTCTGCGCCCGGTACGGAATGGGTCGTCCGTGGATCACGTCGTCCTCATCCACAGCTGGCTGACCGAAGCCCTCATCGCCGATCGGCTCCGCGAGGACAGCCGCGCCCTCGACTGTCTGTCGCGTGCGCTCGCCCTGGCTGAGGACGAGCAGATCCGGCTGCCCTTCCATCTGCTCGGGTCCCGGCTACGGGCGATGCTGTCCCGGCACGTCCAGGTGGGGGGAGGTCACCACGAGTTCGTATCGACCATGCTCGGCGTACGTGCCACCGTCGGCAGCGGGGTCGCGCGTCGCCCGCCGCGGTGGCCCGACCCGCTGACCGACCGCGAGTTGACGATGCTGCGGTTCCTTCCGACCATGCGCAGCAACAGCGAGATCGCGCAGGAGCTGTGTGTCTCGCCGAACACGGTCAAGGCACACCTGAAGACGCTCTTTCGCAAACTCGCGGTCAGTACCCGACGCGACGCGGTACGCCGCGCCCGCGAGTTGGGACTGCTTCCCGAGGTCAGCGCGACCGGCTCCGACGGCCGGCTACCGGTCCACCCGCTCCTCGCGGGCACCCCGGCGGTCGGAAGGGTCGTTGGCCGTCCCGATCCGACGGCGGATCTCGACGAGTTCCAGGCCGAGGGCCTGCACACGCGCCAGTAA
- a CDS encoding LuxR C-terminal-related transcriptional regulator: MARSIARPRLTALLDSATQRRCTLLTAPAGWGKTTLLAAWAGRKGATRPVAWLSLDRGDDDPTQFWSYLVAAIRAAVPDDDRLPLTTLRPPRKPAGIDGFLADLVNALHDLTVAPVLVIDDVQLLTDRGLLAGLSRLQSYAPPTLSVVLSGRYLPPIPLGRLRVDGQVSDVRADDLAFTAAETRLALAQSDIEATGADARIVHERTEGWPAGVRLAAMNLAGCADVAEGVRRFSGDDRAVADYLVTEVLDQQPTEIREFLVRTCIVDRICPGLATALTGRHDSAAVLSDLAASQVFVTALGPDGSWWRYHPLLAEVLRAQLALRDTDLAAELHARAATWFAANHLPADAVAHAELTPDSSTATRILADHWLDLFIRGDLAAVRRLLGGVPTTVRLADPEICCATAALRLAMGDGGAAEDLLRLLDPGLQTSDDRRAQRTLTAVRLYQGRVTGHYGGVLAEAVAALTPDAEVEIETAAGQPVEDSAARAFGLYLLGAAECDTGDVEAGRIHLRLGIGAARAAGHDYLAVGCLAYLSALALVEGRLSEAGALADQAIAEAEAREWDQMELVAVAYVVAAAVHCLRGEVAEADRALDHAELSNNFAINPQLPLDIGLVRTWVHATSGDPTTAFAMVAGLRAHLRRGGSEHILRTVLLCGAQCLLQTQHLLELDGSGAGAPVLDDDALTACPYAARLAHAQALLTAGQAGAAIATLEDCLDGTTPIGHLHDTVSAWLLAAVAAEDCGEGPRAGQYLERALATAEPEDVRAPFLAMAERMAQLLTAQVDMGTAYPDFVARLLDLTRRADRVVSPAWAELTDRETEVLRRLVGRLPNEEIARGLFITVNTVKTHKKAIYRKLEVSSVSEAVARARALQLL; encoded by the coding sequence TTGGCGCGGTCCATCGCGCGACCACGGCTGACGGCTCTGCTCGACTCGGCGACCCAACGGCGCTGCACCCTGCTCACCGCGCCGGCCGGCTGGGGGAAGACCACCCTGCTCGCCGCGTGGGCGGGCCGGAAGGGCGCGACCCGCCCCGTCGCGTGGCTGTCTCTCGACCGCGGGGACGACGACCCGACGCAATTCTGGTCCTACCTCGTGGCCGCGATCCGGGCTGCGGTCCCGGACGACGATCGGCTGCCGCTGACCACCCTGCGGCCACCCCGAAAGCCCGCCGGCATCGACGGCTTCCTGGCCGACTTGGTCAACGCTCTGCACGATCTCACCGTCGCGCCTGTCCTGGTCATCGACGACGTACAACTGCTGACCGATCGGGGCCTGCTCGCCGGCTTGTCCCGCCTGCAGAGTTACGCACCCCCGACGCTCAGCGTCGTCCTGTCCGGCCGCTACCTCCCGCCGATCCCGCTCGGCCGGCTGCGGGTCGACGGGCAAGTCAGCGACGTCCGCGCCGACGACCTGGCGTTCACCGCGGCCGAGACCCGCCTGGCGCTCGCCCAGAGCGACATCGAGGCGACCGGAGCGGACGCGCGCATCGTGCACGAGCGCACCGAGGGCTGGCCGGCGGGCGTCCGGTTGGCCGCGATGAACCTCGCCGGCTGTGCGGACGTCGCGGAGGGGGTACGCCGGTTCTCCGGCGACGACCGGGCGGTCGCCGACTACCTCGTCACCGAGGTCCTCGATCAGCAGCCGACCGAGATCCGCGAGTTCCTGGTACGCACCTGCATCGTCGACCGGATCTGCCCGGGACTCGCGACCGCGTTGACCGGACGGCACGATTCCGCGGCTGTGCTGTCCGACCTCGCGGCCTCCCAGGTGTTCGTGACCGCGCTCGGGCCGGACGGCTCATGGTGGCGATACCACCCCCTGCTTGCGGAAGTGCTCCGCGCGCAGCTCGCGCTGCGTGACACCGACCTGGCCGCGGAGCTGCACGCCCGCGCCGCCACGTGGTTCGCCGCCAACCACCTCCCGGCCGACGCGGTGGCACACGCCGAGCTCACCCCGGACAGCAGTACGGCGACCCGGATCCTTGCCGATCACTGGCTCGACCTGTTCATCCGGGGCGACCTGGCCGCCGTACGCCGGCTGCTCGGCGGTGTGCCGACGACGGTGCGGCTCGCCGACCCGGAGATCTGCTGCGCCACCGCGGCGCTGCGCCTGGCGATGGGTGACGGCGGGGCCGCCGAGGATCTCCTGCGGCTGCTGGATCCGGGCCTGCAGACCTCCGATGACCGGCGTGCCCAGCGGACGCTCACCGCGGTGCGCCTCTACCAGGGCCGGGTGACCGGGCACTACGGCGGCGTCCTCGCCGAGGCGGTCGCGGCCCTCACCCCCGACGCCGAGGTCGAGATCGAGACCGCGGCCGGACAACCCGTCGAGGATTCTGCGGCCCGCGCCTTCGGCCTCTATCTGCTCGGCGCCGCCGAATGCGACACCGGCGATGTCGAGGCCGGCCGCATCCATTTGCGACTCGGGATCGGCGCGGCCCGCGCTGCCGGCCACGATTACCTCGCCGTGGGCTGCCTCGCCTACCTGTCAGCGCTGGCCCTGGTCGAAGGCCGGCTCAGCGAGGCCGGGGCTCTTGCCGACCAGGCGATCGCCGAGGCCGAGGCGCGCGAGTGGGATCAGATGGAGCTCGTCGCGGTGGCCTACGTCGTCGCGGCCGCCGTGCACTGCCTTCGGGGAGAGGTCGCCGAGGCCGATCGGGCCCTGGATCACGCCGAGCTGTCCAACAACTTCGCCATCAATCCCCAGCTCCCGCTGGACATCGGGCTGGTGCGAACCTGGGTGCACGCGACCAGCGGCGATCCGACCACAGCGTTCGCGATGGTCGCCGGCCTGCGAGCGCACCTGCGCCGCGGCGGGTCCGAGCACATCCTGCGCACTGTGCTGCTCTGCGGGGCACAGTGCCTGCTGCAGACTCAGCACCTGTTGGAGCTGGACGGCAGCGGCGCCGGCGCGCCGGTCCTCGACGACGACGCCTTGACCGCCTGCCCGTACGCCGCACGCCTCGCCCACGCCCAGGCACTGCTCACCGCCGGCCAGGCCGGAGCGGCGATCGCCACGCTCGAGGACTGCCTCGACGGCACCACACCGATCGGTCATCTGCACGACACCGTGTCGGCATGGCTGCTCGCCGCGGTCGCCGCCGAGGACTGTGGCGAGGGGCCCCGAGCAGGGCAGTATCTCGAGCGGGCCCTCGCGACGGCCGAGCCGGAGGACGTCCGGGCGCCGTTCCTGGCGATGGCCGAGCGGATGGCCCAGCTCCTCACCGCACAGGTCGACATGGGGACGGCGTACCCGGACTTCGTCGCCCGCCTCCTCGACCTGACGCGGCGGGCCGACCGGGTGGTCAGCCCCGCCTGGGCCGAGCTCACCGACCGGGAGACCGAGGTGCTGCGCCGCCTCGTCGGCCGGCTCCCGAACGAGGAGATCGCGCGTGGCCTGTTCATCACCGTCAACACGGTGAAGACACACAAGAAGGCGATCTACCGGAAGCTCGAAGTCAGCAGCGTGAGTGAGGCGGTGGCGCGCGCGCGGGCCCTGCAGTTGCTCTAG
- a CDS encoding DUF1049 domain-containing protein, whose translation MTATTPPPVKTTKKRSRLSPRSIVALVLLVLAIVFIAENTRQVKIRVIVPVVSMPLWAALTAMLVVGVLVGAFLHRQSTKRSDR comes from the coding sequence ATGACCGCAACGACCCCGCCACCGGTGAAGACCACCAAGAAGCGCTCCCGCCTGTCCCCCCGGTCGATCGTCGCGCTGGTGCTTCTCGTCCTGGCCATCGTCTTCATCGCCGAGAACACCCGCCAGGTGAAGATCCGGGTCATCGTGCCGGTCGTGAGCATGCCGCTGTGGGCGGCGCTGACCGCGATGCTCGTGGTCGGCGTTCTCGTCGGCGCGTTCCTGCACCGCCAGTCGACGAAGCGCTCCGACCGCTAA
- a CDS encoding TetR/AcrR family transcriptional regulator codes for MSDSRSGGQEGRSFIETARRAQLVQCAIDTIAEHGYPQATIARIADRAGVSRGVVSYHFAGKDELVTQVVTEVFTAGARVMLPAIAAESTAAGKLAAYIRSNAEFIATHRAYALAMLDIWTSYRTDTGDRLDQAMAAQPPPPELAELDPEWILRLGMETGEFRTLSARSVAIAVRRAIDGAVLQMSHDPRFDIESYATELVTLFDRATKAKG; via the coding sequence ATGTCAGATTCTCGGTCGGGTGGCCAAGAGGGCCGGTCGTTCATCGAGACCGCGCGGCGGGCTCAGCTGGTGCAGTGCGCCATCGACACGATCGCCGAGCACGGATACCCGCAGGCGACCATCGCGCGGATCGCCGACCGCGCGGGTGTCAGCCGGGGTGTGGTCTCCTACCACTTCGCCGGCAAGGACGAGCTCGTCACCCAGGTCGTCACCGAGGTGTTCACTGCAGGTGCGCGGGTGATGCTCCCGGCGATCGCCGCCGAGTCGACCGCCGCGGGAAAGCTCGCGGCCTACATCCGGTCGAACGCCGAGTTCATCGCGACGCACCGGGCGTACGCCCTCGCCATGCTCGACATCTGGACCAGCTACCGGACCGACACCGGCGACCGCCTCGATCAGGCGATGGCGGCGCAACCACCGCCGCCGGAGCTCGCCGAGCTGGATCCCGAGTGGATCCTGCGACTCGGCATGGAGACCGGCGAGTTCCGCACCCTGTCCGCCCGATCGGTGGCCATCGCCGTCCGGCGGGCCATCGACGGAGCCGTCCTGCAGATGTCCCACGACCCCCGGTTCGACATCGAGTCCTACGCGACCGAACTGGTGACCCTGTTCGATCGTGCAACCAAAGCGAAAGGCTGA